The genomic window GATCCTGCGCCGTCAGCGCATGCACAAGGGCGTCGACTACGCGGCGCCGCGCGGCACGCAGATCTACGCGGCCGGCGACGGTGTCGTGACGGCGGCGGGCTGGAAGGCGGGCTACGGCCGGTGGGTCGCGATCCAGCACCTCAACGGCTACATGACCGGCTACGCCCACCAGTCGCAGATCGCCAAGGGCATCAAGCCCGGCGTCCGGGTGAAGCAGGGCCAGGTGATCGGCTATGTCGGCTCGACCGGCTACTCGACCGGCCCGCACCTCCACTTCGAGGTGCACGTCAACGGGCGTCCCGTGAACCCGCTGAAGATCCGCCTGCGCCGCGGCAAGGAACTGTCAGGCGATCAGCTGGTCGCCTTCCGCTCGGAACGCGACCGGATCGAGGCGCTGCTGGAAGAGAAGCGGATCGAGGTCGCCCGCCGCTGAACCGTCCCGCGCTCCATGAAGCGCGGACGGGGCTCCGGCCCTTCCTGATACGGGGACCGGCCCAGCCGCCCGGGCCGGCGGGCAGGGGACCTTCCCTCGGCGGGGGCCGGGCTCCCGGGTGTCCCGACGATGCGCGCGTCCGGACCGGCGCCGGCGGCGTCCCGGTCAGGCGAAGAGGCGGCGCGGGCGTCGGGGCTTGGTGGCGGCGACGCCGGGGCGGGGCCGCATCGCGAGGTCGTCCCCGGACGTGAGGACCAGCGGCAGACTCGCGAGGACCGCGCCGGACATGAGGGCGGCGACCACCGGTCCCAGGCAGAATGACGCGCCGATGGCGGCGGCGATGATCAGCACCCCGAACGTACGGTCGGGCCGGACCAGCGCGGCGAGCGCGAAGAGGCTGACGAGGACGCTGAAGGTGGCGCCGCAGGCTGCGAGGACCGTCTGCACCGGCGTCAGCGGGTCGGCGAGCGGCTGCAGGAGGCCGGGCAGGGGGACCGGGACGAGCGTCGCCATACACGCTCCCGCCCCGAACAGCGCAGCGGTGACCGATCCGTAACGCAGCATTGCACGCCTCCAAAGCCTGAACGCGGGCGGACGATATCAACTTAAGGGTAGATATGCAATTTCAGGTTTATATTGCCTGCCGCGTCCATAAATCAGGCGGCCAAGTGCCCCGGTCTCCGGATGGATCCGCAAGCGCGGCGCGAGCCGGATACTTCCGTCCCGGACGAATGCGTCCAAACCCGGCAGCATGATGCCACTGGATCGCTTCAATTTCACCAGCCGATAAAGCAGGGATCCGAAGTTCGCCGAACCGGCCGTCCGTGCGATCCGGAGTGAGCGTCGCCGCCGGTGCGGGCCTCCTGCAATCCCGGGGTGTCGGCGCCGAGATCCCGGCCGGATGTGCCGAGAGGACACATCGCCAATCCCCTGACGTCAGGAGCGCCGGATATTCGGAGCGGCATCTGGCGGCGCATCGGGCCACCGCACAAGAATTGTCACGGCGCCGTATGGGGCCGCGGCCCGGCGGGGGCGGTGGGCAAGAAAAAGCCGGCCCCTCGAGGGGCCGGCTGGTGGCGGCGTCAGGCGGCCGCGGAGGTCGAGGCCGGCTCGAAGATGAGCCGGTCGGAGGTCGGCACCGCGACGACGGTGTCGCCGTCGGAGACCGTGCCGGACAGGATCGCCTCGGCGAGCGGGTCCTGGACCTCCTTCTGGATCACGCGCTTCAGCGGGCGGGCGCCGTAGACCGGGTCGTAGCCGCGCTCGGCGAGCCACTCGCGGGCATTCTGCGGCACCTCCAGCCTGATCTTGCGATCGGCCAGCAGCGTGTCCAGCCGGCGGAGCTGGATGTCGACGATCGCCGTCATCTGCACCCGCTTCAGGCGGCTGAAGAGGACGATCTCGTCCAGGCGGTTCAGGAACTCGGGCCGGAACGTCGCCCGGACCATCTCCATCACCTGCGGCCGGACCGCCTCCACGTCGTCGTGCTCGCCCTGGCTCGCCAGGAACTCGGCGCCCACGTTCGAGGTCATGACGATGATCGTGTTGCGGAAGTCGACCGTGCGCCCCTGGCCATCCGTCAGGCGCCCGTCGTCGAGCACCTGAAGCAGGACGTTGAAGACGTCCGGGTGCGCCTTCTCGATCTCGTCGAAGAGGACGACCTGGTAGGGCCGTCGCCGGACGGCTTCGGTCAGCGCGCCGCCTTCCTCGTAGCCGACGTAGCCCGGAGGGGCGCCGATCAGCCGCGAGACGGCGTGCTTCTCCATGTACTCGGACATGTCGATGCGCACCATCGCGGTGTCGTCGTCGAACAGGAAGTGCGCCAGCGCCTTGGTCAGTTCGGTCTTGCCGACGCCCGTGGGGCCGAGGAACATGAACGAGCCGATCGGCCGGTGCGGGTCCTGCAGCCCGGCGCGCGACCGGCGGACGGCGGACGAGACGGCGTGCACGGCCTCGGCCTGGCCGACGACGCGCTTCTCAAGCTCCTCCTCCATGCGCATCAGCTTCTCGCGCTCGCCCTCGAGCATCTTGTCGACCGGGATGCCGGTCCAGCGCGAGACGACCTGGGCGATGTGCGAGGAGGTGACGGCCTCCTCGACCATGCCGCCGGTCCCGGCCGCCTCGGCCTCCGCGATGCGGCGCTCGAGCTCGGGGATCACGCCGTACGCGAGCTCGCCCGCGCGGCCGAGGTCGCCGCGGCGCTGCGCGTTGGCCAGCTCGTTGCGGGCCTGGTCGAGCTCGGCCTTGGCGCCCTGGGCACCGGCCAGCTTCTCCTTCTCGGCGCGCCACCTGGTGGTCAGCTCGTCGGAGCGGTCCTCGAGGTCGGCAAGCTCGCGCTCCAGGCGCTCGAGCCGGTCGCGGCTCGCCTGGTCGTTCTCCTTGCGCAGCGCCTCCCGCTCGATCGAGAGCTGCAGGATGCGCCGGTCGATCTCGTCCAGCTCCTCCGGCTTGGAGTCGACCTGCATGCGCAGCCGCGAGGCCGCCTCGTCGACGAGATCGATCGCCTTGTCCGGCAGGAAGCGGTCCTGGATGTACCGGTTCGAGAGCTGCGCCGCGGAGACGAGCGCCGAGTCGGAAATGCGCACCCCGTGGTGAAGCTCGTACTTCTCCTTGAGGCCGCGCAGGATCGACACGGTGTCCTCGACCGTCGGCTCGTCGACGAACAGCGGCTGGAAGCGGCGGGCGAGGGCGGCGTCCTTCTCGATGTACTTGCGGTACTCGTCGAGGGTGGTCGCGCCCACGCAGTGCAGCTCGCCGCGCGCGAGGGCGGGCTTCAGGAGGTTCGAGGCGTCCATCGCGCCGTCGGTCTTGCCGGCGCCGACGAGGGTGTGCACCTCGTCGATGAAGAGGATCACGTCGCCCGTCGACTTGATCTCGCCGAGCACGGCCTTCAGCCGCTCCTCGAACTCGCCGCGATACTTCGCGCCGGCGATGAGCGCGCCCATGTCGAGGCTGAGGAGCTTCTTGTCCTTCAGGCTCTCGGGCGTGTCGCCGTTGACGATGCGCAGCGCGAGCCCTTCCGCGATGGCGGTCTTGCCGACGCCGGGCTCGCCGATGAGGATCGGATTGTTCTTCGTGCGGCGCGAGAGCACCTGGATGGTGCGGCGGATCTCCTCGTCACGGCCGATGACCGGGTCGAGCTTGCCGTCGCGGGCCGAGGCGGTGAGGTCCTGCGTGTACTTCTTCAGGGCATCATAGGAGTCCTCGGCGCCGGCCGAGTCGGCGGTGCGGCCCTTGCGCAGCTCCGCGATCGCCTTCTCCAGCGACTGCGGCGTGAGGCCGGCGTTCTTCAGGATCTTGAAGCTCTCGGTCGACGGCTCGGAGGCGAGCGCCAGCAGGAGCCGCTCGACGGTGACGAACGAGTCGCCCGCCTTCTGCGCCAGGGTTTCGGCCTGGTTCAGAACCTTGACGGTGCCGGACACGAGGCGCAGGTCGCCCGCGCCGGAGCCTTCGACCTTCGGCATCTTCGCGAGGGCGCGCTGGACGGCCTCGTGCGCTTCCTTGGGACGGGCGCCGGCCGCGGTCATCAGACCGGCGGCGAGACCGTCGGGGTCATCCAGCAGGGACTTAAGAATATGTTCGGGCGTGAACTGCTGATGCCCGGCACCGATCGCATTGGTCTGCGCGGCCTGGATGAATCCGCGGGTGCGAT from Acuticoccus sediminis includes these protein-coding regions:
- the clpB gene encoding ATP-dependent chaperone ClpB; translated protein: MNIEKLSDRTRGFIQAAQTNAIGAGHQQFTPEHILKSLLDDPDGLAAGLMTAAGARPKEAHEAVQRALAKMPKVEGSGAGDLRLVSGTVKVLNQAETLAQKAGDSFVTVERLLLALASEPSTESFKILKNAGLTPQSLEKAIAELRKGRTADSAGAEDSYDALKKYTQDLTASARDGKLDPVIGRDEEIRRTIQVLSRRTKNNPILIGEPGVGKTAIAEGLALRIVNGDTPESLKDKKLLSLDMGALIAGAKYRGEFEERLKAVLGEIKSTGDVILFIDEVHTLVGAGKTDGAMDASNLLKPALARGELHCVGATTLDEYRKYIEKDAALARRFQPLFVDEPTVEDTVSILRGLKEKYELHHGVRISDSALVSAAQLSNRYIQDRFLPDKAIDLVDEAASRLRMQVDSKPEELDEIDRRILQLSIEREALRKENDQASRDRLERLERELADLEDRSDELTTRWRAEKEKLAGAQGAKAELDQARNELANAQRRGDLGRAGELAYGVIPELERRIAEAEAAGTGGMVEEAVTSSHIAQVVSRWTGIPVDKMLEGEREKLMRMEEELEKRVVGQAEAVHAVSSAVRRSRAGLQDPHRPIGSFMFLGPTGVGKTELTKALAHFLFDDDTAMVRIDMSEYMEKHAVSRLIGAPPGYVGYEEGGALTEAVRRRPYQVVLFDEIEKAHPDVFNVLLQVLDDGRLTDGQGRTVDFRNTIIVMTSNVGAEFLASQGEHDDVEAVRPQVMEMVRATFRPEFLNRLDEIVLFSRLKRVQMTAIVDIQLRRLDTLLADRKIRLEVPQNAREWLAERGYDPVYGARPLKRVIQKEVQDPLAEAILSGTVSDGDTVVAVPTSDRLIFEPASTSAAA